One genomic region from Dehalobacter restrictus DSM 9455 encodes:
- a CDS encoding flavodoxin family protein yields MKVLGISGSPRKGGNTETLLDEALAGAHEAGAETEKIILSTCRYQSCLSCGACEKAGICIQKDDMQGIYGKIALADVMIFASPMYFYTVSGWAKSAIDRSQALWSRKYILKEPSFAVNKKAYFIGVGATKGERLFEGAKLVMKYFYDATGYEAAGELLIKSIDKKGDIRNYPEYLKAARSLGEKAAEGARHSLAGF; encoded by the coding sequence TCGGGGAGTCCGCGGAAAGGCGGTAATACGGAAACCTTGTTGGATGAAGCATTGGCAGGGGCCCATGAAGCGGGGGCAGAGACAGAAAAGATTATCTTATCAACATGCCGGTACCAATCGTGTTTATCCTGTGGTGCTTGTGAAAAAGCAGGAATTTGTATTCAAAAGGACGATATGCAGGGAATCTATGGAAAGATTGCCTTAGCCGATGTGATGATCTTTGCTTCCCCAATGTATTTTTATACGGTCTCTGGGTGGGCTAAAAGCGCAATTGATAGGTCCCAGGCCCTCTGGTCCCGAAAGTATATTTTAAAAGAACCTAGCTTTGCAGTGAATAAAAAGGCCTACTTCATTGGCGTGGGGGCAACAAAAGGCGAACGGTTATTTGAGGGCGCCAAACTTGTAATGAAATATTTCTATGATGCGACAGGTTATGAAGCCGCCGGTGAGCTGCTTATTAAGAGTATTGATAAAAAGGGAGATATCCGGAATTATCCGGAATATCTGAAAGCCGCCCGCAGCCTCGGGGAAAAAGCTGCCGAAGGAGCCAGACACTCCC